One genomic window of Bactrocera dorsalis isolate Fly_Bdor chromosome 4, ASM2337382v1, whole genome shotgun sequence includes the following:
- the LOC105228596 gene encoding protein transport protein Sec61 gamma-2 subunit: MDKVVKFCEPGRAFAKDSIRLVKRCTKPDRKEFQKIAIATAIGFCIMGFIGFFVKLIHIPINNIIVGS; encoded by the coding sequence ATGGATAAAGTAGTTAAATTCTGCGAACCTGGTCGTGCCTTCGCCAAGGACTCCATTCGTTTAGTGAAACGTTGCACCAAGCCTGATCGCAAAGAATTCCAAAAGATCGCCATTGCCACCGCTATTGGTTTCTGTATCATGGGCTTCATTGGTTTCTTCGTGAAACTAATTCACATCCCCATCAACAACATCATTGTGGGCTCATAA